A single region of the Kwoniella botswanensis chromosome 1, complete sequence genome encodes:
- a CDS encoding methylmalonate-semialdehyde dehydrogenase (acylating): MIRTVRQTTIPIHTLRLTRSYASPALASSPSSSSKSGLSPLAAAAAKEVSDRWRGTSAVGGNTKNYIGGEFKESKAEKWLDVNDPSTQTLLTKVPETTSSEFTEAVDAASQAFKTWGKTSVMRRQRVMFELQHLIRQHSSDIAKSIVLEQGKTFADALGDVGRGLQVVESATAITNTLLGDKLEVSADMDTFSRRLPLGVTAAITPFNFPAMIVLWSAALATVTGNTLIVKPSERDPGATMIIAELCERAGIPPGVINVVHGSAPTVNRICDDPAIKAISFVGGDKAGEHIYNRATPLGKRVQANLGAKNHCVIMPDANKNLSLNAVAGAAFGAAGQRCMALSVAIFVGTARQWIPELLERAKALKVSGGFEENTDLGPVISPQAKAKIEHYIASVEKEGGKILLDGRGLTVPEYPNGNFVGPTVVEATVDMTAYKNEIFGPVLTIVEADTLDDAIEIINQNKYGNGASIFTNSGSTARKFELEAEPGQIGVNVAVPVPLPMFNWSGNKGSFKGDIPFYGKSGIDFYTYRKTTTSLWPAADAVGNRASVHMPQIH; the protein is encoded by the exons ATGATCCGAACAGTCCGTCAAACCACCATACCCATCCACACTCTCCGCCTCACCCGCTCATACGCTTCGCCAGCTCTCgcctcttccccctcttcctcctcaaaaAGCGGTCTATCACCACTCGCCGCAGCTGCTGCTAAAGAAGTATCAGACAGATGGAGAGGTACTTCCGCCGTTGGGGGAAATACCAAGAATTACATCGGAGGGGAATTTAAAGAGAGTAAAGCTGAGAAATGGTTGGATGTGAATGATCCC TCCACCCAAACCCTCCTTACCAAAGTCCCCGAAACCACCTCATCAGAGTTCACAGAGGCTGTCGACGCCGCTTCTCAAGCTTTCAAAACTTGGGGTAAAACCAGTGTGATGAGGAGACAGAGGGTCATGTTTGA ACTACAACACCTTATCAGACAACACTCATCGGACATTGCCAAATCCATCGTTCTCGAACAAGGCAAAACTTTCGCCGACGCCTTGGGTGATGTAGGAAGGGGTCTTCAGGTAGTTGAATCAGCTACTGCTATCACCAATACATTGTTAGGTGATAAGTTGGAAGTTTCAGCGGATATGGATACGTTCTCTAGGAGATTACCTCTCGGTGTCACTGCTGCGATCACACCTTTCAACTTTCCCGCTATGATTGTTCTTTGGAGTGCGGCCTTGGCTACTGTCACTG GTAACACTCTTATTGTCAAGCCTTCCGAAAGAGATCCGGGAGCTACCATGATCATTGCCGAACTTTGTGAGAGAGCTGGTATACCACCTGGAGTGATCAATGT CGTTCACGGCTCTGCACCTACCGTCAATAGAATCTGCGACGAtccagctatcaaagctatctCGTTTGTTGGAGGTGATAAAGCCGGTGAACATATTTACAATAG AGCTACGCCATTAGGAAAGAGGGTCCAAGCTAATTTGGGTGCCAAAAATCACTGTGTGATCATGCCTGATG CCAACAAGAATCTCTCGCTTAATGCTGTAGCTGGAGCCGCTTTCGGTGCTGCCGGTCAGAGATGTATGGCACTTTCAGTTG CCATTTTTGTTGGTACCGCCAGACAATGGATTCCTGAGTTGCTGGAGAGGGCAAAGGCTTTGAAAGTCTCGGGTGGTTTCGAAGAAAACACTGATCT CGGCCCTGTCATTTCCCCACAAGCAAAAGCCAAGATCGAACATTACATCGCATCTGTCgagaaggaaggtggaaAGATCTTACTTGATGGAAGAGGGTTGACTGTTCCTGAGTATCCTAATGGAAACTTTGTTGGCCCGACTGTCGTAGAAGCTACTGTCGATATGACTGCTTacaa AAATGAGATCTTCGGTCCGGTATTGACTATTGTCGAAGCTGATACGCTTGATGATGCTattgagatcatcaaccaGAACAAGTA TGGAAATGGtgcttccatcttcaccaattCTGGATCAACGGCTAGAAAGTTCGAACTTGAAGCTGAACCTGGACAGATCGGAGTGAACGTTGCTGTTCCT GTCCCCCTCCCAATGTTCAACTGGTCAGGTAACAAGGGTTCATTCAAAGGTGATATTCCCTTCTACGGTAAAT